The following are encoded in a window of Cupriavidus oxalaticus genomic DNA:
- a CDS encoding chromate resistance protein ChrB domain-containing protein, translated as MTAFSDSWALLIVTLPTSGATARMRIWRAIKTIGCAALRDGAYLLPARDEQIAQLRELAGEARQEGGQAWLLNVRAADPEEETAFRALFDRSADYAELQVALSDARKSLSDQSSAELNRLLRRHGRAYEAIRMIDFFPNAASSRAEAQWHDFSRAIETIQSPGEPQALTRAIPRRDPAQYQGRLWATRPHLWVDRVASAWLIQRFIDPHARFLWLESPADCPEDALGFDFDGATFTHVGERVSFEVLLSSFGLESDRGLSRLGIMVHALDIGGISVPEASGFEAMLAGARARLADDNAVLAEIGTVLDSLYAHFSTNKKP; from the coding sequence ATGACTGCTTTCTCTGATTCTTGGGCTTTGCTGATCGTCACCCTACCAACCTCCGGCGCCACCGCCCGGATGCGGATATGGCGTGCAATCAAGACAATCGGTTGCGCCGCACTACGTGATGGCGCCTACCTTTTGCCCGCACGCGATGAGCAAATTGCCCAGTTGCGCGAGTTGGCCGGCGAGGCCCGGCAAGAAGGCGGCCAAGCCTGGCTTTTGAATGTCCGCGCCGCCGATCCGGAGGAAGAGACTGCTTTCCGGGCATTGTTCGATCGCAGCGCTGACTATGCGGAACTTCAGGTTGCCCTGTCAGATGCGCGCAAGTCGCTGTCCGATCAGAGCAGTGCCGAACTCAATCGCCTGCTGCGTCGCCACGGGCGTGCCTACGAAGCAATCCGCATGATCGACTTCTTTCCCAATGCGGCGTCGAGCCGCGCCGAAGCCCAATGGCATGACTTCAGCCGCGCCATCGAGACCATCCAGTCTCCCGGCGAACCACAGGCGCTCACGCGAGCAATCCCTCGTCGGGATCCTGCCCAGTATCAAGGGCGGCTTTGGGCCACGCGCCCCCACCTGTGGGTGGACCGCGTGGCAAGCGCCTGGCTGATCCAGCGCTTCATCGATCCTCACGCCCGGTTTCTGTGGTTGGAAAGCCCGGCTGATTGCCCTGAGGATGCGCTGGGCTTCGATTTCGACGGCGCGACCTTTACGCATGTGGGCGAGCGTGTCTCGTTTGAAGTGTTGCTGTCGAGCTTTGGCCTCGAGTCGGACCGCGGGCTCAGCCGGCTCGGCATCATGGTCCATGCGCTCGATATTGGCGGCATTTCGGTACCGGAAGCCAGCGGCTTTGAAGCCATGCTGGCCGGCGCACGAGCGCGCCTGGCGGACGACAACGCCGTGCTGGCGGAGATCGGCACGGTACTGGATTCGCTATACGCACACTTCTCGACCAACAAGAAGCCCTGA
- a CDS encoding chromate transporter, with amino-acid sequence MQQAGVAPPDVTERPAYTLWQLVLYFLRLGTFGFGGPVALAGYMHRDLVERRGWISDGDYKEGIALAQLAPGPMAAQLAIYLGYVHYRVLGATLIGLAFVLPSFLMVLALGWAYVRFGGLTWMQSVFYGVGAAVIGIIAISAYKLTTKSVGKDKLLWAIYLALAAVTIVTESEIAWLFLAAGVLAWFWRAPPKWLRQSGANALAATQVPAASGLLSTLDWPLLTQIGVFFAKAGAFVFGSGLAIVPFLYGGVVTEYHWLNDKQFVDAVAVAMITPGPVVITVGFIGYLVAGLPGACVAALATFLPCYLFTVLPAPYFKKYGKLPGILAFVDGVTAAAIGAITGAVFVLAKRSIVDVPTVLLALGTVALLLKFKKLPEPVIITGAALIGLAVYPVLHH; translated from the coding sequence ATGCAACAAGCCGGCGTGGCACCGCCGGACGTCACGGAACGGCCCGCCTATACCCTCTGGCAACTCGTGCTCTATTTCCTTCGCCTGGGCACGTTCGGCTTTGGCGGGCCGGTCGCGCTGGCCGGCTATATGCACCGCGACCTCGTGGAGCGGCGGGGCTGGATCAGCGATGGCGACTACAAGGAAGGCATAGCGCTGGCACAACTGGCGCCCGGGCCGATGGCAGCGCAACTGGCGATCTACCTCGGCTACGTCCACTATCGAGTCCTCGGCGCAACGCTGATCGGCCTGGCCTTCGTGCTGCCGTCGTTCCTGATGGTGCTGGCGCTAGGCTGGGCCTATGTCCGGTTTGGCGGGCTGACCTGGATGCAATCGGTGTTCTATGGTGTGGGCGCCGCCGTCATCGGTATCATCGCGATCAGCGCCTACAAGCTGACCACAAAGAGCGTGGGCAAGGACAAACTGCTGTGGGCAATCTACTTGGCGCTGGCTGCGGTGACCATCGTCACAGAGTCCGAGATCGCCTGGCTGTTCCTGGCAGCCGGCGTGCTTGCCTGGTTCTGGCGCGCCCCACCCAAATGGCTGCGCCAGAGTGGCGCCAATGCGCTCGCGGCCACACAGGTACCGGCCGCGAGCGGCCTGCTGAGCACGCTGGACTGGCCGCTACTGACCCAGATCGGCGTGTTCTTTGCCAAGGCAGGCGCCTTTGTCTTCGGCTCGGGACTCGCCATCGTGCCATTCCTCTACGGCGGTGTCGTGACGGAATACCACTGGCTCAACGACAAGCAATTCGTCGATGCGGTAGCCGTGGCCATGATCACGCCCGGCCCGGTGGTCATCACGGTCGGCTTCATCGGCTACCTGGTAGCCGGGCTGCCCGGCGCCTGCGTGGCAGCACTGGCAACCTTCTTGCCCTGCTACTTGTTCACAGTGTTGCCGGCCCCTTATTTCAAGAAGTACGGAAAACTGCCAGGCATCCTGGCCTTTGTCGATGGCGTCACCGCGGCTGCGATTGGCGCCATCACCGGTGCAGTGTTCGTGCTGGCCAAGCGCTCGATTGTCGACGTCCCGACCGTCCTGCTGGCGCTGGGCACGGTCGCGTTGCTGCTGAAATTCAAGAAGCTGCCTGAGCCAGTCATCATCACCGGCGCCGCGCTGATCGGCCTCGCCGTTTATCCGGTGCTGCACCACTGA
- a CDS encoding superoxide dismutase, which translates to MSYEMKPLACDPARLSGLSEKLIVSHYENNYGGAVKRLNAITAELSALDVAAAPVFMLNGLKREELIATNSMILHEVYFDSLGDGGSPGGELEAALLRDFGSVARWQAEFAAMGKALGGGSGWVLLTYSPRDARLVNQWASDHAHTLAGATPILALDMYEHSYHMDYGAKAAAYVDAFMQNINWARVANRFGGVSK; encoded by the coding sequence ATGAGCTACGAAATGAAACCGCTGGCATGCGATCCAGCCCGGCTTTCGGGCCTGTCGGAGAAACTGATTGTCAGCCATTACGAAAACAACTATGGCGGCGCGGTGAAGCGGCTGAATGCGATTACCGCAGAGCTGTCAGCACTCGACGTGGCAGCCGCACCCGTCTTTATGCTGAACGGCCTGAAGCGCGAAGAACTGATTGCAACCAACTCCATGATCCTGCATGAGGTGTACTTCGACAGCCTCGGCGACGGCGGCAGTCCAGGCGGTGAACTGGAAGCCGCGCTCTTGCGCGATTTCGGCTCTGTCGCGCGCTGGCAAGCGGAGTTCGCCGCCATGGGCAAGGCACTTGGCGGCGGCTCGGGCTGGGTACTGCTGACTTACTCTCCGCGCGACGCTCGGCTGGTCAACCAGTGGGCTTCCGACCACGCCCATACCCTGGCTGGCGCGACGCCGATCCTGGCGCTGGATATGTACGAGCACTCCTACCACATGGACTATGGTGCGAAGGCCGCGGCCTATGTCGATGCGTTCATGCAGAACATCAATTGGGCAAGAGTCGCCAATCGCTTCGGGGGCGTGAGTAAATAG
- a CDS encoding chromate resistance protein ChrB domain-containing protein, which yields MKWITRERPKIDRIACPWLIARFIDEAPEFLYVPAGDVLRVAGETGATPYDIPGVELSHVGELCSFDAFLDKYGLPDPALRQLAEIVRGADTSKLDLTPQSSGFYAISLGLSQVYADDHEMLGHGMVMYDALYAWCQHCQAETHRWPPKIPA from the coding sequence ATGAAATGGATTACCCGGGAACGCCCCAAGATCGACCGCATCGCTTGCCCGTGGCTCATCGCCCGGTTCATCGACGAGGCGCCGGAATTTCTCTATGTGCCCGCCGGCGACGTGTTGCGCGTGGCAGGCGAGACCGGCGCCACTCCCTATGACATCCCCGGCGTGGAGCTGTCGCATGTCGGTGAGCTGTGCAGTTTTGACGCCTTTCTGGACAAGTACGGCCTGCCCGATCCCGCCTTGCGGCAACTGGCGGAGATCGTGCGCGGCGCCGATACGTCGAAGCTCGACCTGACGCCGCAGTCCAGCGGATTCTATGCGATTTCCCTCGGCCTCTCGCAGGTGTATGCCGACGATCACGAGATGCTCGGCCACGGCATGGTGATGTACGACGCGCTCTATGCGTGGTGCCAGCACTGCCAGGCGGAAACCCACCGCTGGCCGCCGAAGATACCTGCTTGA
- the bufA1 gene encoding BufA1 family periplasmic bufferin-type metallophore, whose product MNRRVLAASTLSSALGLALAMAAAPGLAQPKEVPQVVKDNMARMEKGKLEKCYGINAVAKNDCAEGAHSCAGQATQARDAKSFVLLPAGDCSKIQGGKLKPA is encoded by the coding sequence ATGAACAGACGCGTACTGGCCGCCTCCACCTTGTCATCCGCCCTCGGGCTGGCCCTGGCTATGGCCGCTGCGCCCGGACTGGCGCAGCCCAAGGAGGTGCCACAGGTCGTCAAGGACAACATGGCCAGGATGGAGAAGGGCAAGCTGGAGAAGTGTTATGGCATCAATGCCGTGGCCAAGAACGACTGCGCGGAAGGCGCCCATTCTTGCGCGGGACAAGCGACGCAGGCACGCGATGCGAAGTCGTTTGTGCTGTTGCCGGCCGGTGACTGCAGCAAGATCCAGGGCGGCAAGCTGAAGCCCGCCTGA
- the bufB gene encoding MNIO family bufferin maturase, translating to MPAASVAPQRGSGLIPARAGIGLRFRHHQAVAEARPAVAWFEVHTENYMGGGSAPAYLDAIRRDYPLALHGVGLSLGSAEGLDSAHLARVREVVGRVEPGLVSEHLSWSIADGKYLADLLPLPMTEEVLVIVCSHVDHVQSVLRRRILVENPSTYLRFCHSTIPEWEFLAEVARRTGCGILCDVNNIYVSACNHGWEARMYLDALPPAAIGEIHLAGNSVRQLGQGRTLRIDDHGSRVAPEVWALYEEALQRFGPVPTLIEWDTAVPALDVLLEEAAIAGAVLERQDNACPSPYAA from the coding sequence ATGCCTGCCGCGTCTGTTGCACCGCAACGTGGGTCCGGCCTGATCCCGGCGCGAGCCGGGATCGGGTTGCGCTTCCGGCATCATCAGGCTGTGGCCGAGGCGCGCCCGGCGGTCGCCTGGTTTGAGGTGCACACCGAGAATTACATGGGTGGCGGCAGCGCGCCGGCGTATCTGGACGCAATCCGGCGCGACTACCCGCTCGCCCTGCACGGGGTCGGCCTGTCGCTGGGTAGTGCCGAAGGGCTGGACAGCGCCCACCTGGCGCGCGTGCGCGAGGTGGTCGGGCGGGTGGAGCCTGGGCTGGTTTCGGAGCACCTGTCCTGGAGCATCGCGGACGGCAAATATCTTGCCGACTTGCTGCCGCTGCCAATGACCGAGGAAGTGCTGGTCATCGTTTGCAGCCATGTCGACCACGTCCAGAGCGTTCTGAGGCGGCGCATCCTGGTCGAGAACCCTTCGACTTACCTGCGCTTCTGCCACTCGACCATCCCGGAGTGGGAATTTCTCGCCGAGGTCGCTCGGCGCACCGGTTGCGGCATCCTCTGCGACGTCAACAACATCTATGTCAGCGCCTGCAATCACGGTTGGGAGGCCAGGATGTATCTGGACGCGCTGCCGCCGGCGGCGATAGGCGAGATCCACCTGGCCGGCAATAGCGTGCGGCAACTCGGGCAGGGGCGAACGCTGCGCATCGATGATCACGGCTCGCGCGTCGCGCCCGAGGTATGGGCCTTGTACGAGGAAGCGCTCCAGCGTTTCGGTCCGGTTCCCACGCTCATTGAATGGGACACGGCGGTGCCGGCGCTCGACGTCCTGCTGGAAGAGGCGGCCATTGCCGGGGCCGTGCTGGAGAGGCAAGACAATGCATGCCCATCCCCCTACGCTGCTTGA
- a CDS encoding HvfC/BufC N-terminal domain-containing protein: MHAHPPTLLELQRAIGRGLLHGADDDLAALVVADGLAPEARLAVYRNTATGTLVTALRLTYPAVHALVGAEFFEGAARLFIEDSPPQSAWLDAYGETFPEFLARLPQAASLAYLPDVARLEWAVGNVLHGPDAAPLALDRLARLEAAEPGEVCFRPHPAVRLLQSRFPVDAIWRAVLNHDDDAMAAIDLNAGPVWLWVRRSASGVAIDRSTESQWRFTAALFDGRALHTALDEAPSAHAHTWLATLLAGGCFAEVRLADLAADPTIRSAHS, encoded by the coding sequence ATGCATGCCCATCCCCCTACGCTGCTTGAACTGCAGCGCGCGATCGGCCGGGGCCTGCTGCATGGCGCCGACGACGACCTTGCCGCGCTCGTGGTGGCGGACGGGTTGGCGCCGGAGGCGCGGCTCGCTGTCTACCGGAACACCGCCACCGGGACGCTGGTGACAGCGCTACGGCTAACATATCCGGCCGTCCACGCCCTGGTTGGCGCCGAGTTCTTCGAAGGCGCGGCCCGGCTGTTCATCGAAGACTCGCCGCCGCAGAGCGCATGGCTGGATGCCTATGGCGAGACGTTTCCCGAGTTCCTGGCGCGGCTGCCGCAGGCCGCCTCGCTGGCCTATTTGCCGGACGTCGCCCGGCTCGAGTGGGCCGTGGGTAACGTGCTGCATGGTCCGGACGCGGCGCCGCTCGCCCTGGACCGGCTGGCGCGACTGGAGGCGGCTGAACCGGGCGAGGTGTGTTTCAGGCCGCACCCGGCGGTGCGGCTGCTGCAATCGCGCTTCCCGGTGGATGCGATCTGGCGCGCGGTCTTGAACCATGACGACGATGCCATGGCGGCTATCGACCTGAATGCCGGCCCGGTCTGGCTGTGGGTGCGGCGCAGCGCTTCCGGCGTCGCAATCGACCGGTCCACCGAGAGCCAATGGCGCTTCACCGCGGCCCTCTTCGACGGGCGCGCATTGCACACGGCACTGGACGAGGCACCATCTGCCCACGCCCACACCTGGCTCGCCACCCTGCTGGCAGGGGGATGCTTTGCCGAGGTCCGGCTGGCCGACCTGGCAGCCGATCCAACCATTCGGAGTGCCCACTCATGA
- a CDS encoding DoxX family protein: MTHVPESIRAKPTMTARVLRAIGWLEKVPHTVLALPLRLAVATVFWNSAMAKLANWNSALELFREDYQVPLVPPEPAAYLAVSIELAAPVLLMLGLATRLVALVLLGMTAVIEIFVYPLAWPTHIQWAAMLLVLLCRGAGNWSLDHLVYERLGRAHRGGPPHAAAGER, encoded by the coding sequence ATGACGCACGTACCTGAATCGATCCGCGCAAAGCCCACCATGACCGCCCGCGTGCTGCGTGCCATCGGGTGGCTGGAAAAGGTCCCTCACACCGTGCTGGCGCTGCCGTTGCGGCTGGCGGTGGCCACCGTGTTCTGGAACTCGGCAATGGCCAAGCTGGCCAACTGGAATAGCGCCCTGGAACTGTTCCGCGAGGACTACCAGGTGCCACTGGTGCCCCCGGAGCCGGCGGCCTACCTGGCGGTGTCGATCGAGCTGGCTGCGCCGGTCCTGCTGATGCTGGGGCTGGCGACCCGCCTCGTGGCGCTGGTCCTGCTCGGCATGACGGCGGTGATCGAGATCTTCGTCTATCCGCTCGCCTGGCCCACGCATATCCAGTGGGCGGCAATGCTGCTGGTGCTGCTGTGCCGGGGTGCGGGCAACTGGTCCCTGGACCATCTGGTGTACGAGCGGCTCGGGCGTGCACACCGCGGCGGGCCGCCACACGCGGCGGCAGGCGAACGATAG
- a CDS encoding OmpH family outer membrane protein, with translation MKGSTPLFKSLIAGLAATAMCVTAPAQAQPARIAAVNSERILRDSQPAKRARNKLVQEFAERDRDLQQMARKISALAAQLDQDAAALGDAERQRRQREVAELDREFQHKQQAFREDLQRRRNQELALLVERANRVIRQLAEQHRYDLVVQEAVYVNPRIDITDDVIKALNASSK, from the coding sequence ATGAAAGGGTCAACTCCACTGTTCAAGTCCCTGATCGCCGGGTTGGCCGCCACCGCGATGTGCGTGACGGCACCGGCGCAGGCGCAGCCAGCGCGAATCGCCGCCGTGAATTCCGAACGGATCCTGCGCGACTCGCAGCCCGCCAAGCGGGCTCGGAACAAGCTTGTGCAGGAGTTTGCCGAGCGCGACCGTGACCTCCAGCAAATGGCGCGGAAGATCAGCGCCCTGGCCGCCCAACTCGACCAGGACGCAGCCGCGCTGGGTGACGCCGAGCGTCAGCGCCGCCAGCGCGAGGTGGCTGAGCTGGACCGTGAGTTCCAGCACAAGCAACAGGCATTTCGCGAGGACCTGCAGCGCCGACGCAACCAGGAGCTGGCCCTGTTGGTGGAGCGTGCCAATCGGGTGATCCGCCAACTCGCCGAACAGCACAGGTACGACCTGGTCGTACAGGAAGCGGTCTACGTGAATCCGCGCATCGATATCACCGACGACGTCATCAAGGCGCTGAATGCCAGCAGCAAGTGA
- a CDS encoding GNAT family N-acetyltransferase: MQEYTIMMTDVLLRPATPSDWHQVAALLERCGLPTSDVSLIIESFQIAIYEGLIVGCAAAEHHGTSVLIRSAAVEAAYRDRGIATRIVDALLMRARGTEARDAYVFSVVAPAYFARWGFTLVANEAVPQEVMSSIAAQRATRASALCMRCELR; this comes from the coding sequence ATGCAGGAGTACACCATCATGATGACCGACGTTCTCCTACGTCCGGCCACCCCTTCAGACTGGCACCAAGTTGCTGCTTTGCTCGAACGCTGCGGCCTACCAACCTCTGACGTATCCCTGATAATCGAAAGCTTCCAGATTGCGATATACGAAGGACTCATTGTCGGATGCGCAGCGGCGGAGCACCACGGCACGAGCGTTCTTATTCGCTCGGCAGCAGTCGAGGCTGCATACCGGGACAGAGGTATCGCAACGCGTATAGTTGACGCACTACTAATGCGGGCCCGCGGCACAGAAGCACGGGATGCCTATGTTTTCTCCGTAGTGGCGCCTGCTTACTTCGCGCGCTGGGGATTCACACTCGTCGCAAACGAGGCTGTTCCTCAGGAGGTCATGTCATCGATAGCCGCACAGCGCGCGACCCGAGCATCGGCGCTTTGCATGAGATGCGAGTTGCGATAA
- a CDS encoding helix-turn-helix transcriptional regulator, whose protein sequence is MRVGERIKATIFCVTGDQMRALLIADNSLQRTALVDWLRHVGGFEQVSCASFADLAGMPGKPEENQFLLIVVGPSVHGRTARLLDEFRHRLPPAPLLMLPDLPLHRGHKPATGSRAFAKSDTAERVVRLAAAGHLAGLLSTPEHQETSAQLDEARMLRLTKRQYQILVLLSQGHPLKIISRRLGISLATVKSHSGQLYHRLGASNSIEAVFTARQRGAKL, encoded by the coding sequence ATGCGCGTGGGCGAACGCATAAAAGCAACAATCTTCTGTGTAACGGGGGACCAGATGCGTGCGCTTCTAATTGCAGACAATTCGCTGCAGCGAACTGCCCTCGTTGATTGGCTACGGCATGTTGGCGGCTTCGAGCAAGTGTCCTGTGCCAGCTTCGCCGACCTTGCGGGGATGCCAGGCAAGCCAGAAGAGAATCAGTTCCTTTTGATTGTTGTCGGGCCATCGGTCCACGGTAGAACGGCGCGCTTGCTGGACGAGTTCCGGCACCGTTTGCCGCCTGCGCCCCTGTTGATGCTGCCCGACCTGCCATTGCATCGGGGCCACAAACCAGCAACGGGCTCGCGTGCGTTTGCAAAGTCAGATACGGCGGAGCGCGTTGTCCGCTTGGCCGCGGCTGGGCACCTGGCAGGACTGTTGTCGACCCCGGAGCATCAGGAGACTTCCGCGCAATTGGACGAAGCCCGCATGTTGCGGTTGACGAAGCGCCAATATCAAATACTCGTGTTGCTATCGCAGGGACATCCACTGAAGATAATCAGTCGCAGGCTTGGCATATCGCTTGCGACGGTTAAGAGCCACTCAGGACAGCTCTACCATCGGCTCGGGGCGAGCAACAGCATCGAAGCCGTCTTCACCGCCCGCCAACGCGGCGCCAAACTATAA
- a CDS encoding slipin family protein, which yields MAFEITAGGVLFLMALLVISAFRVLREYERGVVFMLGRFWKVKGPGLVLIIPVVQQMVRVDLRTVVMNVPPQDVISRDNVSVKVSAVVYFRVVDPERAIIHVANFLEATSQLSQTTLRSVLGKHELDEMLAERERLNFDIQQSLDSQTDGWGIKVSNVEIKHVDLNETMIRAIARQAEAERERRAKVIHAEGELQASVKLLEAAQMLAKAPQAMQLRYMQTLTQIAGDKSSTIAFPLPIDLLSAH from the coding sequence ATGGCATTCGAAATCACCGCCGGCGGCGTCCTCTTCCTGATGGCGCTGCTTGTCATCTCCGCCTTTCGTGTTCTGCGAGAGTACGAACGCGGTGTGGTGTTCATGCTGGGACGCTTCTGGAAGGTTAAGGGGCCCGGGCTCGTGCTGATCATACCGGTGGTCCAGCAGATGGTCAGAGTCGACTTGCGCACCGTGGTAATGAATGTCCCCCCGCAGGATGTGATTTCGCGCGACAACGTGTCGGTCAAGGTCAGCGCGGTCGTGTATTTTCGCGTGGTCGACCCCGAGCGTGCCATCATCCACGTTGCCAACTTCCTTGAAGCCACCAGTCAACTATCGCAGACCACGCTGCGCTCGGTGCTGGGCAAGCATGAGCTAGACGAGATGCTCGCCGAACGCGAGCGGCTCAACTTTGATATCCAGCAATCCCTCGACTCCCAGACCGACGGCTGGGGTATCAAGGTCTCGAACGTTGAGATCAAGCACGTCGACCTCAACGAGACCATGATCCGGGCCATCGCACGCCAGGCCGAGGCTGAGCGGGAACGGCGCGCCAAGGTGATCCACGCCGAGGGGGAATTGCAGGCGTCGGTGAAGCTGCTGGAGGCCGCACAGATGCTGGCCAAGGCCCCGCAAGCAATGCAGTTGCGCTATATGCAGACCCTCACGCAGATCGCGGGCGACAAGAGTTCGACCATTGCCTTTCCACTGCCAATTGATCTCCTCAGTGCGCACTGA
- a CDS encoding phage integrase family protein, producing MLPANPQTHPAPPDFPDAASLAALRAWYEGVSARDAVVRYLAERRASGQSARGILGRIQQQLAEFARRRQRQDLAALFDHSAVERTGRAKAIHQTIDVLRRLPPPEPQVSDDIGQWLPARAVAALRAHGIETLADLTVRVPRRRRWWAAVPGLGPASARRIEAFFAEHPQLTERARALIAVTDRGEIVPWEQLRLPHEVDGSSGIFRAPRQTCTLNADNDYDAVQAWLALHESPATQRAYRKEAERLILWAIVERERPLSSLTTEDAIAYRSFLRRPTPHKRWVGPPRPRTSPEWRPFAQGLSPRSTAYALAVLGAMYRWLIQQRYVLANPFAGIKVRGSGRTAPLDTSHAFTEGEWMLVRTLANGLEWSYGWDAVAAQRLRFVLDFGYATGLRGSELVGATLGGIEIDPHSDHWLNLVGKGAKAGKVALPPLARIALDRYLVERGLPVTPARWDPHTPLIGSLGQEPANGITGTRLWGVLRRFFAQAADLIQADHPVAAEKLRQASPHWMRHTHATHALARGAELTTVRDNLRHASISTTSIYLHGDEVKRARQLGAAFSAP from the coding sequence ATGCTGCCAGCCAACCCCCAGACCCATCCCGCGCCGCCTGACTTCCCCGATGCGGCGTCGCTGGCCGCGCTGCGCGCCTGGTACGAGGGCGTCTCGGCCCGCGACGCGGTGGTGCGCTATTTGGCTGAGCGCAGGGCCAGCGGCCAGTCCGCGCGCGGCATCCTCGGCCGCATCCAGCAGCAGTTGGCCGAATTCGCGCGTCGCCGGCAGCGCCAGGACCTGGCCGCCTTGTTTGACCACAGTGCGGTCGAGCGGACCGGGCGGGCGAAGGCCATCCACCAGACGATCGACGTGCTGCGCCGCCTACCGCCGCCGGAACCGCAGGTCAGTGATGACATCGGTCAATGGCTGCCGGCCCGTGCCGTGGCCGCGCTGCGCGCGCACGGCATCGAGACGCTGGCGGACCTGACGGTGCGGGTGCCGCGCCGACGCCGCTGGTGGGCGGCCGTGCCCGGCCTGGGCCCAGCGAGCGCGCGGCGCATCGAAGCCTTCTTTGCCGAACACCCGCAACTCACCGAGCGCGCCCGTGCGCTGATCGCCGTGACGGACCGCGGGGAAATCGTGCCCTGGGAGCAACTGCGCCTGCCCCACGAAGTCGACGGCTCGTCCGGGATCTTTCGTGCCCCGCGGCAAACCTGCACCCTCAATGCGGACAACGACTACGATGCGGTCCAGGCATGGCTCGCGCTGCACGAGTCGCCAGCCACCCAGCGGGCGTATCGCAAGGAAGCCGAGCGGCTGATCCTGTGGGCGATCGTCGAGCGCGAGCGGCCGCTGTCGTCGCTCACCACCGAGGACGCGATTGCCTACCGCAGTTTCCTGCGCCGGCCGACCCCACACAAGCGCTGGGTGGGACCGCCGCGGCCACGCACCTCGCCCGAATGGCGCCCGTTTGCGCAGGGCCTGTCACCGCGTTCAACGGCCTATGCCTTGGCGGTGCTCGGAGCCATGTACCGCTGGCTGATCCAACAACGCTATGTGCTGGCCAATCCGTTCGCCGGCATCAAGGTGCGCGGCAGCGGGCGGACTGCGCCGTTGGATACGTCGCACGCGTTCACCGAGGGCGAATGGATGCTGGTGCGTACGCTCGCCAACGGACTGGAGTGGTCCTACGGCTGGGATGCCGTGGCGGCGCAGCGGCTGCGCTTCGTGCTGGATTTTGGCTACGCCACAGGTCTTCGCGGCAGCGAGCTCGTTGGCGCCACGCTTGGCGGCATCGAGATCGATCCCCATAGCGACCACTGGCTCAACCTGGTCGGCAAGGGCGCCAAGGCGGGCAAGGTGGCGCTGCCACCGTTGGCACGCATAGCGCTCGACCGCTATCTGGTGGAGCGCGGCCTGCCGGTCACGCCGGCGCGCTGGGACCCGCATACCCCCTTGATCGGCAGCCTCGGCCAGGAGCCTGCCAACGGCATCACCGGCACGCGCCTATGGGGCGTGTTGCGGCGCTTCTTCGCGCAAGCGGCGGACCTGATCCAGGCCGACCACCCGGTTGCCGCCGAGAAGCTGCGACAGGCCAGCCCACACTGGATGCGGCACACCCACGCGACCCATGCGCTGGCGCGCGGCGCGGAATTGACGACAGTCCGGGACAATCTGCGGCACGCGTCGATCTCGACCACCTCGATTTACTTGCACGGCGACGAGGTGAAACGGGCACGCCAACTCGGGGCGGCGTTTTCCGCTCCATAG